Proteins encoded within one genomic window of Alcanivorax sp. REN37:
- a CDS encoding 16S rRNA (uracil(1498)-N(3))-methyltransferase, translating to MRRFYDPQPFTAGQPATLGADASHHIARVLRMREGDPLVLFNGEGGEWQATLEQVHKSAVVARLEQFNADDRTPPQAVTLALPLIKGEKLDYAVQKATELGVTRIALVQTERAEVRLDGERADKKVRHLRQVAISACEQCGMNRVPELLPPVSLADWLAQCESALKLIAHPGEQPFQPEQVRAVDALALVTGPEGGFTDAELALATDAGFIPCALGERVLRAETAPVALLAAFWAWQLG from the coding sequence ATGCGCCGTTTCTACGACCCCCAGCCGTTCACCGCCGGCCAACCGGCCACGCTCGGTGCCGATGCCAGCCACCACATTGCGCGGGTGCTGCGCATGCGCGAAGGCGACCCGTTGGTGCTGTTCAACGGCGAGGGGGGTGAATGGCAGGCGACGCTAGAGCAGGTGCACAAGAGCGCCGTGGTGGCACGTTTGGAGCAGTTCAACGCTGATGACCGCACGCCGCCGCAAGCGGTGACGCTAGCGCTGCCGCTGATCAAAGGCGAGAAGCTCGATTACGCGGTGCAAAAGGCCACCGAGTTGGGCGTGACGCGCATTGCGCTGGTGCAGACCGAGCGCGCCGAGGTGCGGCTGGACGGCGAGCGGGCCGACAAGAAAGTGCGCCACCTGCGGCAAGTGGCGATCAGTGCCTGCGAACAATGCGGCATGAACCGGGTGCCGGAGCTGCTGCCGCCGGTGTCTTTGGCGGACTGGTTGGCACAGTGCGAGAGCGCGCTGAAATTAATCGCCCATCCCGGCGAACAGCCGTTCCAGCCGGAACAGGTGCGGGCGGTGGACGCGCTGGCGCTGGTCACCGGCCCGGAAGGCGGCTTCACCGACGCTGAATTGGCCCTGGCCACCGATGCCGGCTTCATCCCCTGCGCCTTGGGCGAGCGGGTACTGCGGGCGGAAACCGCGCCGGTGGCACTGCTGGCGGCGTTCTGGGCCTGGCAGTTGGGTTAA